One segment of Bacteroides caecimuris DNA contains the following:
- a CDS encoding RNA polymerase sigma-70 factor has protein sequence MSEEQIFDEAYKLYYRKCLLFARSYTHDIVQAEDIVAEAMIVLWEKLCNAEEIGATLPFLIGTIRNKILQYFRRETFKLKIHSVLEKDSMRELEMRISTLEECNPQELYSMDIQSILKESLKTMHSQTQTVFMLSRFAHKTNEEIARELGIGVKGVEYHITKALKKLRIDLKDFYPLLDVLL, from the coding sequence ATGAGCGAAGAACAAATATTTGACGAAGCATATAAACTATATTACCGAAAGTGTTTACTGTTCGCCCGGTCTTATACCCATGATATAGTACAAGCTGAAGACATCGTTGCCGAAGCCATGATTGTGTTATGGGAAAAACTCTGTAATGCGGAAGAAATAGGTGCGACATTACCCTTTCTGATAGGCACTATCCGCAATAAAATACTACAATATTTCCGTAGGGAAACCTTCAAGCTTAAAATCCACTCCGTTCTCGAAAAAGACAGCATGCGCGAATTGGAAATGCGCATATCTACTTTGGAAGAGTGCAATCCCCAGGAGCTATACAGCATGGACATACAGAGTATATTAAAAGAATCATTGAAAACAATGCACAGCCAAACCCAAACTGTCTTCATGCTCAGTCGTTTCGCTCATAAAACCAATGAAGAGATTGCCCGGGAACTGGGCATTGGAGTAAAAGGAGTGGAATACCACATTACAAAAGCACTGAAAAAGCTACGGATAGACCTCAAAGATTTCTATCCTCTTCTGGACGTACTGCTTTAA
- a CDS encoding FecR family protein, with protein MERNVILKYLRGETSPEERIKMLRWLEEDPAHLEEYKYLRRIFDATLCNEENIPLSIHSSRSTNRRIWMQIAAAVAFICLFAGGTWLYTQHLSENQAELLAARDIHVPVGQRTEITLNDGTRIWLNSNTTLHIESQKGKDLRRVRLNGEAYFEVTPNKHLPFVVQTGSHEVQVLGTKFSIFAYKDRNDFSVKLYEGAVDVSDKQNATTLRLSPDEEAKISDGGQLIKVPFDKAESLLWIEGIYYFEDTDYASIFRQMKEYYKVDFDVRNPQILQYKCTCKFRQEDGLKHILEILQRIHRFEYEWSDDEQTVIIR; from the coding sequence ATGGAACGAAATGTAATTCTTAAATATCTACGGGGAGAAACCTCTCCCGAAGAACGTATCAAAATGCTCCGATGGTTGGAAGAAGACCCGGCACATTTGGAAGAATACAAATATCTGCGCCGGATTTTTGATGCAACCTTATGCAACGAAGAGAATATACCCCTATCTATTCATTCGTCACGCTCCACCAACCGGAGAATATGGATGCAAATAGCGGCAGCCGTAGCGTTTATCTGTCTTTTTGCAGGCGGAACATGGCTATACACACAGCATCTTTCCGAAAACCAGGCAGAATTGTTAGCTGCACGCGATATCCACGTCCCTGTAGGACAACGTACGGAAATCACCCTAAACGATGGAACAAGAATATGGCTCAACTCCAATACAACCCTGCACATAGAAAGCCAAAAAGGAAAAGACCTGCGCCGTGTCCGCCTGAATGGTGAGGCTTACTTTGAAGTAACGCCGAACAAGCACCTGCCGTTCGTAGTACAGACAGGTTCTCATGAAGTGCAAGTGTTAGGAACAAAGTTCAGCATATTTGCCTATAAAGACCGGAACGATTTTTCCGTCAAACTGTATGAAGGAGCGGTCGACGTGAGTGACAAGCAAAACGCCACCACTCTCCGTCTCTCTCCCGACGAAGAAGCGAAGATATCCGACGGCGGACAATTGATAAAAGTTCCCTTCGACAAAGCAGAATCGCTGTTATGGATTGAAGGTATTTATTACTTCGAAGACACGGACTATGCTTCCATCTTCCGGCAAATGAAAGAATATTATAAGGTAGACTTTGATGTCCGTAACCCCCAAATACTACAATATAAATGTACCTGTAAATTCCGGCAGGAAGACGGTTTGAAACATATTCTGGAAATCCTGCAACGAATCCACCGGTTTGAATACGAATGGAGTGACGATGAACAGACCGTCATTATCCGATAA